Within the Gemmatimonadetes bacterium SCN 70-22 genome, the region ACGCGCATCGCCACCTCGCTCTTCTCCCATCCCACGATCTGCATCCGCTTCCCTTCCAGGTCCTTGTAGATCTGGAAGAAGTGCTCGATCTCGGCCAGGTAGTGCTGCGGAAGGTCGGCGATGTCGTAGTACTCGTGGTGCAGCGGGTCGTGCGACGGGACGGCGAGGATCTTGTCGTCGGGCTCGCCGCGGTCCAGCATCTTGAGGACCCCGATGGGGCGCGCCTGGATCTGGCAGCCGGGAAAGGTGGGCTCGTCGATCCGCACGATGATGTCGAGCGGGTCGTTGTCCTCGTGCAGCGTGCGCGGGATGAAGCCGTAATCACCGGGATAGTGCACCGCCGAGTACAGGACACGATCGAGCTTGAAGAGCCCCGACTCCTTGTCCAGCTCGTACTTGTTGCGGCTCCCCTTGGGAATCTCGATGACCGCCGTGACTTCGTCCGGTGCGAGGGGGCCGGGCGAGAGGTCGCGCCAGGGATTGATCATGTCAGGAGCCGGGACGGCGGAAGTTGGAAGGGTGGACGGCATGCGCCGGCGACCGGAACATAACGACGCACTGCTGGCGGCGGTACGCGAGGGACGGCGCGCCGCGACCGCGCGGCGTGCGCGCCGTCACCACGCCCCCGGTCGGACGGCGCTTTCGCGGTTGCAGAATGCCGCGCAACTCCGCAGAATCGAGACACGTGATGGCGCGGTAGGCCTTTCGATGACGGCGCGGTACGTTCCCAGCGCCCCCCTCCATCCCTCGAGTCCTCCCATCCGCATGTCCGACATCGACGTCCTTCTGCAGGAACACCGGAAGTTCCCCCCGGACGCGGCGTTCGCCCGCGAGGCGCTGCTCAACTCGCCGGAGGTCTACGAGCGCGCGGCGGCGGACCTCGACGGCTTCTGGGCGGAGCAGGCCCGCCTGCTCGACTGGTACACGCCGTGGCACACGGTCCTCGACTGGAGACCGCCGCGCGCGCGCTGGTTCGACGGCGGGACGCTGAACGTCGCCTACAACTGCGTGGACCGGCACATCGGCGGCAGCCGGCGCAACAAGGCGGCGATCATCTTCGAAGGGGAACCCGGCGACCGGCGCACGCTGACCTACTGGGACCTCTACATCGAGGTGCAGAAGTTCGCGAACGTCCTCCGGAAGCTCGGCGTGCAACGGGGGGACCGGGTGGGGATCTACCTCCCGCTCATTCCCGAGGCGGCGATCGCGATGCTGGCCTGCGCCCGGATCGGGGCGATCCACTCGGTGGTGTTCGGCGGCTTCTCCCCGGAATCGCTCCGCGACCGGATGAACGACGCCCAGGCCAAGGTGGTGATCACCGCCGACGGGGGGTATCGCCGGGGGCAGATCGTCCCGCTCAAGCGCAACACCGACAAGGCGCTCGAGGAGTGCCCGTCGGTGAAGCACGTGGTGGTGGTGCAGCGCCGCACCGGGGGGCCCATCGGCGAGGCCTACGTGGAGATGCTCGAGGGGCGGGACTTCTGGTGGCACCGCCTGATGCAGCACGCGGAGGCCGAGTGCGAGCCCGAGCACATGAATGCCGAGGACGTCCTCTTCATCCTCTACACCTCGGGGACCACCGGGAAGCCTAAAGGGATCGTGCATACCACCGGCGGGTACCTCACCGGTGTCGCCTACACGACGAAGTACGTCTTCGACCTCAGGGACGACGACGTCTTCTGGTGCACCGCCGACGTCGGGTGGGTCACCGGGCACTCGTACCTCGTGTACGGGCCGTTGGCGAACGGCGCCACCTGCGTGATGTACGAGGGGGCTCCGGACTGGCCGGAAAAGGACCGGATGTGGGAGATGTGCGCCCGGCACGGCGTCACGGTCTTCTACACCGCCCCCACGGCCATCCGCGCCTTCATGAAGTGGGGGGCCGAGTGGCCGGCCCGGCACGACCTCTCGCGCCTGCGCCTCCTCGGGAGCGTCGGGGAGCCGATCAACCCCGAGGCCTGGATGTGGTACCACACCTACATCGGCGGCGGGCGCTGCCCCGTCGTCGACACGTGGTGGCAGACCGAGACCGGGGCGATCGTGATCTCTCCCCTCCCCGGGATCACCGCCACCAAGCCCGGCTCGGCGACCCACCCGCTTCCGGGCTTCTCGGCGGAGCTCGTCGACGCCAGGGCCAATCGGATCCCGGTGGGCGGCGGGCTGCTGACCCTCACACGCCCCTGGCCATCGATGCTGCGGACGATTTGGGGTGACGACCAGCGCTACGTCGACACGTACTTTTCGAAGTGGCCGGGGCGCCCCGACCTGTACTTCGCGGGCGACGGCGCCAAGCGCGACGACGATGGCTACTTCTGGATCCTCGGGCGGGTGGACGACGTGCTCAACGTGGCCGGGCATCGCATCGGGACCATGGAGGTCGAGAGTGCGCTGGTGGAGCACCCGTCGGTGGCCGAGGCGGCGGTGGTGGGGAAGAGCCACGAGCTCAAGGGACAGGCGCTCGCCGCCTTCGTGACCCTGCGCACCGGCTTCCACCCCAACCCGGCCTTGCGCGACGAGCTGCGCGACTTCGTGGCGCAGAAGATCGGGGCCATCGCCCGTCCCGACGACATCCTGTTCAGCGCCGACCTGCCCAAGACGCGCTCGGGAAAGATCATGCGCCGGCTGCTGCGCGACATCGCCGAGGGGCGCGCGTTAGGCGACACCACCACGCTCGCCGACCCGGGAGTGGTGGCCAGCCTCAAGGACCAGTACGAGAGCCAGGAGAGCTGACATGCCGTCGCTCCTGCGCCGCATCTTCCCCGAATCGCTCTTTCCCCGGCGCCTCGACGAGTCGGCGGAGCGCCGCATGCGGCTGGCACAGGCGCGCGCGGAGGAAGCGCTGATCGAGACACACGTGCGCAACACGCTGATGTTCATCGACACGCTGTCGGAGGACATGCCGTTCGACCGCGCGATCGATACCTACGTGCGCGTAATGGGGGTCCCCGAACCGCTGTCCAGCCTGGTGGCCACGCGGGTCCTCGTGGAGCTGGGCGAGGAACTGGTCCCGCGACGCGTGGTGCGCTCTCGCCCCCCCAGGGATGCCGGGACGGAGGGAGACGGCGAGGGAGACGGCGAGGGAGACGACGTGCTGCCGACCATGGAACGCCCGGCGCTTCGCCTGAGCGACTCCACGATCACGGAGCGGCGCTAGCGTCCGGAGACGTCCGGGAACGGTCGTCGATGCCGGGGTGCGGGCGCGCCACTCCCGGCAACAGCAAGCCCCCGGGCGTTGGACGGCCCGGGGGAGCAACGACTCCAGGAACGACTTACTCGGACGGACGCGGCTTCTGCCGGGCGCGACGACGAGCCGCGGCCGACTTGAGCTGCCGGGCCTCGCTCGGCTTCACATAGTG harbors:
- a CDS encoding acetate--CoA ligase; amino-acid sequence: MSDIDVLLQEHRKFPPDAAFAREALLNSPEVYERAAADLDGFWAEQARLLDWYTPWHTVLDWRPPRARWFDGGTLNVAYNCVDRHIGGSRRNKAAIIFEGEPGDRRTLTYWDLYIEVQKFANVLRKLGVQRGDRVGIYLPLIPEAAIAMLACARIGAIHSVVFGGFSPESLRDRMNDAQAKVVITADGGYRRGQIVPLKRNTDKALEECPSVKHVVVVQRRTGGPIGEAYVEMLEGRDFWWHRLMQHAEAECEPEHMNAEDVLFILYTSGTTGKPKGIVHTTGGYLTGVAYTTKYVFDLRDDDVFWCTADVGWVTGHSYLVYGPLANGATCVMYEGAPDWPEKDRMWEMCARHGVTVFYTAPTAIRAFMKWGAEWPARHDLSRLRLLGSVGEPINPEAWMWYHTYIGGGRCPVVDTWWQTETGAIVISPLPGITATKPGSATHPLPGFSAELVDARANRIPVGGGLLTLTRPWPSMLRTIWGDDQRYVDTYFSKWPGRPDLYFAGDGAKRDDDGYFWILGRVDDVLNVAGHRIGTMEVESALVEHPSVAEAAVVGKSHELKGQALAAFVTLRTGFHPNPALRDELRDFVAQKIGAIARPDDILFSADLPKTRSGKIMRRLLRDIAEGRALGDTTTLADPGVVASLKDQYESQES
- a CDS encoding inorganic pyrophosphatase; amino-acid sequence: MINPWRDLSPGPLAPDEVTAVIEIPKGSRNKYELDKESGLFKLDRVLYSAVHYPGDYGFIPRTLHEDNDPLDIIVRIDEPTFPGCQIQARPIGVLKMLDRGEPDDKILAVPSHDPLHHEYYDIADLPQHYLAEIEHFFQIYKDLEGKRMQIVGWEKSEVAMRV